The window CGCTTTATGATGGAAGAACAGTTCGGCTGGCGGGTGGAAAAATACTGCCCTGAGGCGTTACGTCTTCTCGATACCGAAGACCTGCACTGTCTGCGTTATGCGCGCGCAGCGATGATTAAAGCCGACCCGCAACAGCCGGTGATTCAGCCACCGGCAGAATTTATGCACAGTGAGCTGGCCGTGCGCGAAATCGCTGCCATTCTGCGTTGTGATCTGAGCCTGATGATTTCTGAATTTGAAATGGACTGGCTGCAGTCACAATTTAATGTGCCGGCCACTCAGTTGTTGTATCTGCCGTTTATGCAGGCTGAAAAAAACACGGCACAGACTGTGCCGGATTTTTCCCGGCGTCAGCATTTTATCAGCATCGGTAACTTTCGCCATGAACCTAACTGGGATGCCGTGCGCTATTTAAAAGAATCGTTATGGCCGGCGATCCGCCAGCAACTTCCTCAGGCTGAGCTGCATATTTATGGCGCTTATCCGCCGCCTAAAGCCACCCAGCTGCATAATGCCCGCCAGGGTTTTCTGGTTAAAGGCTGGGCTGATGATGCACAACAGGTAGTGCGCTCGGCGCGGGTGATGCTGGCACCATTACGCTTTGGTGCCGGACTAAAAGGCAAATTAATTGATGCCGCCGAATGCGGTACGCCAGCGGTGACGACCGCCATTGGTGCTGAAGGTATGTATGCTCCGGGCTCTGCAGCGGCACTGGTTGCCAATAGCGCTGAGGACTTTATTCAGCAGGCGGTGGCGTTGTATCAGGATGAAACGCAGTGGCTGCGGCTACAGAAAAACGGACTTAATCTGATCAGTTCACGTTTTTCTTTTGCTGAACATGCGCCGCGTTTACAGCAGCGTCTGGCCGCTATCGGTAAGAATATTCAGGCCCACCGTCAGCAGCATTTTTACGGCATGATGCTGCGCCATCACAGCTTAAAAAGCACGCAGTATATGGCGCAGTGGATCGAAGCGAAAAACCGCATTCAGTAACACTACTGCTTTTCAATCTGAAACGCCTTTCCGGGGCAAGCCCCTGGCCCCCCTGCAAGGAGAGGTATCTCCTTACGATCCTCTCTTTTCGGCGCGTCCGGCTTCATCCAGCCAACTGCAATGATTATGCGGCACGCAAAACAATTCGCCCCGGAACGACGCTTTAAAACAGCAAGCATTTGTATCGTTCCGGGGCAGGGTTTTGCTCTGAAGGCCGCAGAATCATCTGCTTGACTGGCGCCGCACGATCGCCGGTTACAGTAATCCGCTCAGCCGTATTTCATAGGAAACCGTGTTTGAGACATGATATTTAAAAGAATGCGTTTGATTTGAAAAACGGCATTGCGGTGACGGTTTTCTGCGCCTCTGGGGCCGCCGCAGAAACCGCTGGTATGTCTGGTCTGTACGCAGGGATGCGGACAAGTGGCTCCGGCCATGGATGGCCGATGAGGCGCGCGGCCAGTAAATATCAAGGTTTCAAGGGTGACGGCCCAGAAAGCGCGAAGCTGGGGTCGGCCCGCCGGCAAGGGGATAAGTTCCCCTGGGAGGCAGCAGGCCTTGATGTTAAAAACAATGTTTTTGCTACTTATGCTGCTGATTAAAAACTGTGGGACAGCTGTGGCATTCAGTAAAGTCAGTTGCAGATATAAAAAAACCGGCCGGGCATAATGCCGGGCCGGTGATCACAATTTTTTTAATACGTGTGATCAGGCTGCAGATAATCTTCTTAGGGGAGAGGCTAAGGCGCAACGTTGACCGATTTAATGCAGTAATTGGCCGCATCCAGTGGTGGTAAAATATTGTCGGTTAAAAAATCGCGGAAATATTCAATTAACGGTACCGCGTAGGCCACATCGGATTCTTCGAAAGCCGCCGGATTAGCCGCGCGTACATCGGCAAAGGTGTTATAGCCATCTTTACCCAGTGCGGTAAACGAGTTGGTAGCAACGGTGTAAGTCGCAGCCATATCAATATTGCTCCACACGCCTGTGGCACGGTTGCGCACTTCGACATTGTGAATACCGGTTCCGGCCGCAGCCCCCAGAGTTACGTCATAGCGCAGGTTGGATGAATACGGGAAAGCACCGGTTGAACCGGAAACACCCTGTGCATAATCCAGACCTTCGTTCAGCACTTTCACAATATCGGCACCGCTCATGTCAATGGTAACCACGGTATTGGAAAACGGCAGAATGGTGTAAGCATCGGCTACGGTGAAATTACCGTTGGCCATTTCTGCACGTACACCGCCGGCATTCTGAATCGCAACATCAGCTTTCGGCAGATACTGCATAAACGCATCCGCTACCACCTGTGCTGCGTAACTGCCCGATGGCGTGTCACCATGATTAAATGGCTGTGGAATGCGGGTAAACGGCATAGTGTTGGTCACTGTGCCCAGTGATGAATTTTTAAAGGTTTCAAGTTCGGTTTTATAAGGTGCAAGAATATCTTCGATACGGCTGTCCGGAGCTATTTCGCGTATGGTTTTCAGATTCTGAATCGCGGCTTTAATTTGTGTTTGCTGTTCTGCACTGGCATCCACCCAGGCATTGCTGTCATTTTTTACCTGATAAGGTGCGCCAACCAGTAATTCTAAATTACCGTTGATGGTGGTAATTTCGCCCTGTTTATCAAAGGAAACATTCATACGGCCAAGGCCCTTGGCATATTCCCAGGCCTGGGCAATATAAACCGGTTTACCGGCCGGGTTCATAATTACGGTCGGATAGGTACCGTGAACATCAATCCCCATACTGCTCAGTTCGCCGCTGGAATCGAGAACATCATGGGTATCGCCACCGATAATAATATCCACATCGGTAACATTGGCGGCGAGAATCTGGTCAAAGTCGTAACCCAGATGGCTCAGCACGATAATTTTATTCACGCCTTTCTGCTGCAGGCTGCTGACATGCTCTTTTACCGAGGCAATTTCTTCATCAAATTCAACGGCGTCGGTAACCAGTGATGATTCACGGGTTTTCTCAACTTTTAATACACCGAGAATAGCAACCAGTTCGCCATCCACTTCTTTAATCACGTACGGCTGAATGTCTGAACCGTACAACGGGCTGCTGCTGGTCGGGTGAATATTACCGCTGATCACCGGGAATTCGGCCATCTCAATCAGCTCGGCCAGACGGTTTTCGCCTTCATCAAATTCGTGGTTGCCCAGTTCGTAGGCATCCAGACCAATGGCATTGAAGACTTTAAAATCCACTTCGCCCTTAAACAGGCTGAAATACAGGGTGCCGTTTAATTCACCGCTGTTCAGTACCAGGGTATTGTCATCACGGTATTCACCGATGGCGCTGGCGATACGGGCAAAGCCGCCCAGGTTAAGCCGTACATTTTCCGGCGCGCTGGTGCTGGTGTTGTAGTCCAGCTTCAGGTCGTAGGTCTGGCCTTCAAAGTAAGAATGGTGATCGTTGGTGTGCAGGATCGTCAGGTCGATGGCTTTGGCTGAGTCTTTATTGTCGTCATCCTGACAACCGCTCAACAAGGTCACCAGACCCAGACTGCTGAGGGCAATAATACGGCTTAACGGTTTCATGGCAGATCTCACGGGGTTACTGTTGGTTGATGTCTGTACAGGCGTGAGAGGCTAAGGCTCTGGCATGACGGTTTGGTGTCAGTTTTATGATCTTGCTATGTATTTTGTCAGTTATTGTCAGGCTGGCCTTTGGCCAGTCGTGCTGGCAGAGCATGGCCGATCCGGCCAAAAACATGCCTATCGTTGCTTTTTTTCACCTGCTGCTGACCGCAGCATCAGGCTACTATCGTGCATGCCGTGTCTGGCCGGATAAGTACTGCCAGGTAGCACAATAATAACAATTCAAAACGCAGGCCCTCTCATGATCCGATCTCTGCTGTTTTCCCTCGTGTTGCTGACCGGCAGCGCGTATGCCGCACAATCCACCACCGGTTCCGCTGTATCTGCAGAGGCCCTGCACAAAAAAGCGATGAATCCGGCGCTGACCGAACATGAACGCATTGATGCGATTAAGCAGCTGTATGGCAATACACTGGTTGATGGCAATATTCCGCCACGAACGGTTTGCGTCTGGGATATTCTGGGCCGCTCCGGGCCTATTTATGCGGCTGCACTGGATCAGCAGGCACGGATGCTGGATATGGGAGTGGTTATTAATATGGAGGCCTACACCAATGAAGGGGTGCTGGCCGATGATCTGAAAGCCGGTCAGTGCGATGCTGCTTTATTTACCGGTATCCGCGCGCGTTTATTTAATAAATTTACCGGCACCATTGATGCCATTGGTGCGATTCCGTCATCCAGGCATATGAATATGCTGATGAAAGTACTGGTCAATCCGAAAAATGCACCGCGTATGGAAGAAGGCCAGTTTGTGGTGATGGGTTTTGCCCCTATGGGTGCGGCTTATATTTTCGTCAACGATAAGCAGATCAGCACGCTGGCGAAAGCGGCAGGCAAGCGCGTGGCGGTGATGGATTACGATCTGGTGCAGGCGGAAATGATTCTGCAGCTGGGTGCCAATCCGGTGCCGACCAGCGTAGTCAGTGCCGGCAGTAAGTTTAATAACCGCGCTGTGGATGTATTGCCGGCGCCTTTGGTGGCCTACAACATTATGGAGTTGTACCGCGGTATCGGCGATAAAGGCGGCATTGTGAATTATCCGTTCTCGCAGTTAACGCTGCAGTTAATTGGCCGTAAAGATAAATTCCCGACTGAAATTGCCCAGCTGGTGCGTGAGAATTTTTACAGCCGCTTTGCCGCTATTGAAAAAGAAGTAGAACGTCAGACCGGTGATGTGCCGGATAATCTGTGGATTGATATTTCAGCGGAAGACAAAGCCGAATACCAGCTGATGATGCAGCAGGCGCGGATTGCCCTGCGTGACCGTGATTATTACGACGGTGATATGCTGACGCTGCAGCGTAAAATCCGCTGTAAATTTGAGCCTTCGCATTCGGAATGTGCGCAGCCGGTCGAGTAGTTTCTGCTGCCCGGAGGCTGCCTGAATCCGGGTAGTCTCTGGTTGTTCAGGGGTAAAAAGACGCTTGCTTACGGGCAAACAGATGGCAGCTCAGTGCTGACTGACCGGACAGTGTTTT of the Thalassolituus hydrocarboniclasticus genome contains:
- a CDS encoding 5'-nucleotidase C-terminal domain-containing protein, coding for MKPLSRIIALSSLGLVTLLSGCQDDDNKDSAKAIDLTILHTNDHHSYFEGQTYDLKLDYNTSTSAPENVRLNLGGFARIASAIGEYRDDNTLVLNSGELNGTLYFSLFKGEVDFKVFNAIGLDAYELGNHEFDEGENRLAELIEMAEFPVISGNIHPTSSSPLYGSDIQPYVIKEVDGELVAILGVLKVEKTRESSLVTDAVEFDEEIASVKEHVSSLQQKGVNKIIVLSHLGYDFDQILAANVTDVDIIIGGDTHDVLDSSGELSSMGIDVHGTYPTVIMNPAGKPVYIAQAWEYAKGLGRMNVSFDKQGEITTINGNLELLVGAPYQVKNDSNAWVDASAEQQTQIKAAIQNLKTIREIAPDSRIEDILAPYKTELETFKNSSLGTVTNTMPFTRIPQPFNHGDTPSGSYAAQVVADAFMQYLPKADVAIQNAGGVRAEMANGNFTVADAYTILPFSNTVVTIDMSGADIVKVLNEGLDYAQGVSGSTGAFPYSSNLRYDVTLGAAAGTGIHNVEVRNRATGVWSNIDMAATYTVATNSFTALGKDGYNTFADVRAANPAAFEESDVAYAVPLIEYFRDFLTDNILPPLDAANYCIKSVNVAP
- a CDS encoding putative solute-binding protein, with the protein product MIRSLLFSLVLLTGSAYAAQSTTGSAVSAEALHKKAMNPALTEHERIDAIKQLYGNTLVDGNIPPRTVCVWDILGRSGPIYAAALDQQARMLDMGVVINMEAYTNEGVLADDLKAGQCDAALFTGIRARLFNKFTGTIDAIGAIPSSRHMNMLMKVLVNPKNAPRMEEGQFVVMGFAPMGAAYIFVNDKQISTLAKAAGKRVAVMDYDLVQAEMILQLGANPVPTSVVSAGSKFNNRAVDVLPAPLVAYNIMELYRGIGDKGGIVNYPFSQLTLQLIGRKDKFPTEIAQLVRENFYSRFAAIEKEVERQTGDVPDNLWIDISAEDKAEYQLMMQQARIALRDRDYYDGDMLTLQRKIRCKFEPSHSECAQPVE
- a CDS encoding glycosyltransferase; translated protein: MTDFNTSPETTAPAKTLLVIGYVWPEPNSSAAGSRMLQLIQALQQDGYAVHYGSPAEFSEHAADLPALNIQPHKLALNSSSFDDFIQRLKPDAVMFDRFMMEEQFGWRVEKYCPEALRLLDTEDLHCLRYARAAMIKADPQQPVIQPPAEFMHSELAVREIAAILRCDLSLMISEFEMDWLQSQFNVPATQLLYLPFMQAEKNTAQTVPDFSRRQHFISIGNFRHEPNWDAVRYLKESLWPAIRQQLPQAELHIYGAYPPPKATQLHNARQGFLVKGWADDAQQVVRSARVMLAPLRFGAGLKGKLIDAAECGTPAVTTAIGAEGMYAPGSAAALVANSAEDFIQQAVALYQDETQWLRLQKNGLNLISSRFSFAEHAPRLQQRLAAIGKNIQAHRQQHFYGMMLRHHSLKSTQYMAQWIEAKNRIQ